In Acidianus brierleyi, one genomic interval encodes:
- a CDS encoding AbrB/MazE/SpoVT family DNA-binding domain-containing protein, with translation MDWSISPTKAIIVTYSNYDVKNIYFFHKYTFMIVKLDDKGIIYLPKEIREKIKSKDFYITEVPDGILS, from the coding sequence ATGGATTGGTCAATTTCTCCTACAAAAGCTATTATAGTAACATATAGTAACTATGATGTGAAAAATATATATTTTTTCCACAAATATACCTTTATGATAGTAAAGTTGGACGATAAGGGAATAATTTATTTACCAAAAGAAATAAGAGAAAAGATTAAATCTAAAGATTTTTACATAACAGAAGTTCCGGACGGTATTTTATCTTAA
- a CDS encoding TorD/DmsD family molecular chaperone produces MLWVDYKIFSYLMLGPRYIYEVKSLYNALEGKPYYEKVAEIVNILNTRDDNILKTEYTSCLVNDYKHLKCPPYESWYREKTLYGKSTQEVLEYYTKYKIIPQKQVPDHISTEFEFVSFLFFINEENDANDFIKTHILNWVPQLAQDIINNAYGEYTRELGKALLAFVNEEKKRIFSNN; encoded by the coding sequence ATGTTATGGGTTGACTACAAAATATTTTCATACTTAATGCTAGGTCCTAGGTATATTTACGAAGTAAAATCCCTATATAATGCGTTAGAAGGAAAACCATACTATGAAAAAGTAGCAGAAATAGTAAATATTCTTAATACAAGAGATGATAATATTTTGAAGACAGAATATACTTCGTGCCTAGTTAACGACTATAAACATTTAAAGTGCCCTCCTTATGAGTCATGGTATAGAGAAAAAACGCTCTATGGAAAATCTACTCAAGAAGTTTTAGAATACTATACAAAATACAAGATTATTCCACAGAAACAAGTTCCAGATCACATTTCAACTGAGTTTGAATTTGTATCATTTCTATTTTTTATAAACGAGGAAAATGACGCTAACGATTTCATAAAAACTCATATACTAAATTGGGTTCCACAACTAGCTCAAGACATAATTAATAATGCGTACGGAGAATATACGAGGGAACTAGGCAAGGCTTTATTAGCTTTCGTCAATGAAGAAAAAAAGAGAATTTTCTCCAATAATTAA